Within the Mumia flava genome, the region CGTACCAGGACAGGATCTGCTGCCAGTCGGTCTCGTCGGCGGTCGCGGCGTCGTCGTGCAGCGCCGCGATCGCCGCCTGGACCTGGTAGCGCCCCGGTGGACGCTCGTCGGTCTGCTCGGCGAGAGCGGACTGGAGGATCCGTACGCCCTCCGCGATCTCCCGGGTGTCCCAGAGGCTGCGGTCCTGCTGGTCGAGCGTGACGATCCTCCCCTCGCCGTCGACCCGGGCCGGGAGGCGTGCGCGGTTCAGGAGCATGAGGGCGAGGAGGCCGCGGGCCTCGGGCTCGGCGGTCTCGAGGGTCAGCTGGCGCGCGAGGCGGATCGCCTCGGTCGTCAGGTCGACGCGGTCGGCGTGACCGGCCGCGTAGACCAGCGACAGCACGCGCAGCACGACGGCGAGATCGCCGGGCCGGTCGAGGCGGCGTCCGCGCAGCGTCCGCTTCGCGCGGCTGATCCGCTGCGCCATGGTCGCCTCCGGGACGTAGAAGGCGTCGGCGATCTCGCGTGTCGTGAGTCCGCCGACCGCCCGCAGCGTCAGGGCGACCTGCGAGGCCGGCGCGAGGTCGGGATGGCAGCAGCAGAAGAGCACGAACAACGTGTCGTCCGCCTGCTCGGTCGCGCCCGGCGGCGGTGCGGCGTACGCCGTGTCCTCGCGCCGCACCCGGGCCGACTCGCTCCGGCGGGCGTCGATGAGTCGTCGGGTCGCGACCGTCGTCAACCAGGCCCGCGGGTCACGGGGCGGATGCTCGGGCCAGACCCGCAGCGCCTCGAGCAGCGCTTCGGAGAGCGCGTCCTCAGCGTCGTCGAAGTTCTCGCCGCGGCGCACGAGACCGGCCAGCACCCGCGGGACGAGGGCGCGCAGGGCACCCTCGTCCATCCCGAGGGCGAGTTGCTCAGGCACGTCGCTCAGTCCTGCGGCGGCATCTCGGTCATCACCTCGTGGACGTCGATCCACTCGTACAGCGGTGTCCCGCCCGGACCCGGCTCGGAGGACGCGTACGCGGCCACCTCGAGCGCACGCTCGTACGAGTCGACGTCGATCATGAACCATCCCGCGATCAGGTCGCTGGTCTCGGGCAGCGGCCCGTCGGTCGTGACCGGCGCGGCGTCCGGCCCGCCGTAGCGGACCCAGGTCCGCGTGGGCGTGAGCGCCTGCGCGTCCACGAACTCGCCGTTCTCCTCGAGCAGCTCGCAGACGTGCCGCTGGAAGGCGATGTGCGCCTCGAGGTCCTCGGGCTCCCACTGGTCCATCGGGGGTACGGGGCGGTGCGGGACCGGGCCTCCACGGTAGTGCTTGAGGAGCAGGTACTTCGTCATGGTGATCTCCTGGCGTCGTGGGCCGGGCGGTCCGACCCTCCGCCTGGGGAGCGGAGCCGGGCACGGGTTCTCGACATCGAACCACGCCCGACGTCCGCCCCGCTGCGGCCGACGCTCCCCGGACCGGCGTCTAGCGATCCGCGGCGAGCCGGTCGGGCAGGTGGGCGGCGAGGTGCTTGACGAGCTCCTCGACGCGGCGCGTCCGGTGGGACCCGTCGGTCGTGAGGGCGTAGATGTCGGCGGCCGGGGTCGCTGTGCCGGGGAGGACGCGGACCAGCGCCCCGCTCTCGAGGTACGGGCGGACGTGCCACTCGGACCGCATCACGACGCCGCGGCCGTCGAGCGCCCAGGCAGTCACGACGTCGCCGTCGTTGCTCGACAGGGAGCCGCGGACCCGGACCTGGTGGGGGTTCGCTGCCGTGCCGAAGCGCCACAGTGCGAAGTCGCCCTCCCGCTCACGCAGCACGATGCAGTCGTGGTCGGCCAGGTCGTCGACGCGCTCCGGGGTCCCACGCCGCTCGAGGTAGCTCGGCGCCGCGCAGGGGACCCGCCGGTTCCTGGCCAGCCGACGCATCCGCAGGGAGGAGTCAGCCGGAGTCCCGACGTGGACCGCGACGTCGAACTCGCGGCTGTGCGGCCGCAGCGGCAGTGCCGACGTCCGCAGCTGGATCCTGAGCCGAGGGTGGGACGCGGCGAACGAAGCGACCAGGGGCGCGACGTGCGCGCGGCCGAGACCGAGGGTCGTGTCGACGACGATCGATCCCCGCAGGTCCCCGGGCCGGTCGGTGAGGTCGTCCTCCAGCGCACGGATCCGTTGCAGGATCTCGGCGGCGCGAGCGGCGTACAGCTCACCTTCCGACGTGAGGACGAGGCGTCGCGCGCCGCGCTGGACGAGGCGTACGTCGAGGCGGCGCTCCAGCGCGCTGAGCCGCTTGCTGACGACGGGCAGCGAGCTCCCGAGCTCACGCGCAGCCGCGGTCAGCGTCTCGTTCGCGGCGACGACGCGGAAGAAGGCGAGGTCGTCCGGGGACGTCGTCATGTCCGTCCGGATGCTGCGCGAGGTCCGACCAGGCTTTCCACCAGCGAAAGATTACCTTGCCGCGAGCTCCCTTGCGCTCCCTCCGCGCCCAGGCGCAGGGTGGGCTCGCCGGCGCGGGTGGCGCCAGCGAGCGACGAGTCCGAGGAGCAGACGTGTCGGAGCGGTACCGGATCGCGGTCGTGCCGGGCGACGGGATCGGCAAGGAGGTCGTGCCCGAAGGGCTGCGGAGTCTGGGCGCCGCCGCCGAGGCGTACGGGTTCGCTCTCGACCTGGAGCACTTCGACTTCGCCAGCGCCGACTACTGGCGCGAGCACGGACAGATGCTGCCGCCGGACTGGAAGGACCAGCTCGGGGGGTTCGACGCGATCTACTTCGGCGCGGTCGGCTGGCCCGACGTCGTCCCCGACCACGTGTCGCTGTGGGGCAGCCTGCTCCAGTTCCGGCGCGGCTTCGACCAGTACGTCAACCTGCGGCCCGTACGACTCCTGCGCGGGGTCCAGGGCCCGCTGCGCGACCGCGAGCCCGGTGACATCGACTTCCTCGTCGTCCGCGAGAACACCGAGGGCGAGTACTCCAGCATCGGCGGCCGGATCTTCGAGGGCACCGATCGCGAGACCGTCATGCAGGAGACCGTGATGACGCGGACCGGCGTCGACCGCGTGCTGCGCTTCGCCTTCGAGCTGGCCTCGGCACGACCGCGGCGGCGCCTCACCTCGGCGACGAAGAGCAACGGCATCGCGATCACGATGCCGTACTGGGACGAGCGGGTCGCGGCGATGGCGGAGCAGTACCCCGGCGTCACCACGGACCAGGAGCACATCGACATCCTCACGGCGAAGTTCGTGCTCCAGCCCGACACCTACGACGTGGTCGTCGCGAGCAACCTGTTCGGCGACATCCTCTCCGACCTCGGACCCGCCTGCACCGGGACCATCGGGATCGCCCCGAGCGCGAACATCAATCCCGACCGGACCTGGCCGAGCCTCTTCGAGCCGGTCCACGGCTCCGCCCCGGACATCGCCGGCCGCGGGATCGCGAACCCGGTCGGGCAGATCTGGAGCGGCGCGATGATGCTGGACCACCTCGGTCAGCCCGAGGCTGCCGCTGCCGTCGTCGACGCGATCGAGAGCGTGCTCGGCGACCGACCGGACCTGGTGACGCCGGACCTCGGCGGTGCGGGGACGACCGAGCAGCTCGGCAAGGCGATCGCCGACGCGATCGGTTGATCGCTGTCACCGCGTACGCAACGCCGCGTGGGCCGAGGCGCGCAGGATGTGCGCGACCTGGGTCGCCCGAGCGAGCGGGTGGAGGTACGCAGCCGCCGCTGCATCACCGGCCCCGTGCGAAGCGTGAGTCGCGGAGGCGACGGTCGTCTCCTTCGCCGCACGGTGCGCGTCCACGGCCTCCCGCGGTCGAGGGTCGTCGGGGCGGTCGTTCTCGAACACCCGGAGCACCGCCTCCGCGTCCTCGGTGGCGTAGCGGGTCACCGCGCGCAGCTCGTCGGTCGTCAGCGAGAGCTCGGCCTCGGTCACGGCCACGAGCCGGGCTCGGCGGTCCCCAGCACCTTTCCGTCGGCGTCGAGCGCCTGAGCCCCGACGTACAGCGCGTCGGGCATCTCGGCCGAGACCTCGAACGCGTCGGCGTCGACGGTCGCGACCTCCTCGGCGCTCTGCTCGTCGTACCCCGCGAGGAAGCGCCACGAGGCCACCTCGGTCGCGCCGTTCCAGCTGACGTACGCGCTCCCGTCCGACAGCACGAACCGCGGCGGCTCCGACGGACGCCCGACCCAGCGGTCGAGGTAGGCGCGGTAGCTGATCCCGCCCGCGAGCTTCGCATCCATCAGCAGCTCGCCCTCGCTGTCGTAGAGGGAGTAGAACGGGTTCGATCCCCAGCCGATGAACACCGTCCCGTCGTCGCGAACCTCCATGTTGCCCTGGCTGTCCGAGAGGCGGCCGTCGGGCGGCAGGAACTCGCGCACGACCGTCGCCGTGCCCGCCTGCTGGTCGACGTCGAGCGTCAACCCCCGGGACTCGTCACCGATCGGCGGCGCCGCCTGGTTGTCGAACAGCGTGATCGTGCCGTCGTCCTGCCGCTCGGCGTCGTGCTGCCAGGCGAAGTACGCGCCGTCACCCATCTCGAAGTCGCTGCTCTTGCCGCCGAGGATCCAGTCGAGCTCGCCGGTGCGCCGGTCGACGCGGTAGACGGCGTGGGTGTTGCGCGCGGACACGAGGTACGCGTCGCCGTCCTCGGTGACCGAGTTGATGTGGAAGGGGTCGTACGGGGCCTCCACGGTCCCGGACTCCTCCTCCTCGGGGTCGAGCGGCGACTCGGAGTCCGAGATCGGGATGTCGTCCAGCATGTCCCACTCGAACACGACCTCGCCGGTGGCGACGTCGACCTCGTGGACGACCGAGTTCCGGAGGTAGCCGTCGACCGGACCGCCCATGTCGCTCAGGTCGCGCGGCAGCTCGGGATAGCTGATCAGCAGCGCGGTCCCGCGGTCGGTGAGGGTCGCGTCGTGGAAGTCGGCGTGCGTCTCGGGCGTCGTCACGGTCGCGATCTCGCGGTAGGACTGATCCATCACGACGAACTCGCCCTCGCCGTACCCGTACTCGAAGGTGTCGCCGCGCCACCAGGTGAGCACCGGCTCGCCGCGGTACTGCTGCACGCGCAGGTCGTACGTCCAGCGGGTGTCCCCCTGCGGGGCGACCCACACGGGGTTGCCCGCAGCGTCGACGATCACCGGGCCGTTCATCGGCGCGCCCTTCTCCCGCTGGTCCTTCACCCCGAGGAGGACGAGGGCGTCGGCGGGCATCGGGTCCTCGCCTCCGGCGTCGGTCGTCGTGACGTCGATCAGCGGGGGAGTCAGGTCGGGGCGACCGACGAACTCCCACGCGACGGGCTCGTCGGACGCGGGCTTGTCGTCGTCGCCCGAGTCCTGGGTGCAGGAGGCGAGGGCGAGAGCGAGGCCGATCGCCACGAGGACGCGCGTGCGCGCACCACGATGTCTCATGACCCCACATCGTAGGCAGTCGAAGGGAGCGCGGTTGGTCTGCTGCACCGCGCGTCGAACCAGCGGCGCCAGGCAGGCCGCCGGCCACGACGAAAAGCGGACATTCAGAACATTTGCCGAGCGTGATCCAGATCACACTGATGGGATGTGACGGGCCAGCAGTCCCCGGAGCGAGGGAACGGTGCCATGGACAGATCCTCCTTCCGCGTCGCCGCCGCCGGGTTCGCCGCCCTGATCGTCAGCCTCGTGCTGGTGCCGCCGGCGAACGCAGCGAGCGCCGAGCGCTACGTCGCGCTCGGCGACTCCTACTCCGCCGGAGTCGGCGCGGGCAGCTACATCGCGAGCAGCGGCGACTGCCGCAGGAGCACGAAGGCCTACCCGTACCTGTGGAAGTCGTCGAACGCGCCCGCCTCCTTCACCTTCGCGGCGTGCTCGGGGGCGACCACGACGTCGGTGAGGACCGGCCAGCTCGCGTCGCTCGCCACCTCCACCAGCCTCGTCAGCATCTCGGCCGGGGGCAACGACGTCGGTTTCACGTCGGTCATGCAGACCTGCGTCCTGCGGAGCCAGAGTCGCTGCGTCAGCGCGGTCGACAACGCGATCGCGCAGGTCGACGGCGTGCTGCCGGGGCGGCTCGACTCGCTGTACGCCGCGATCCGCAGCCGTGCTCCCGACGCCCACGTCGTCGTCATGGGCTATCCACGGTTCTACAAGCTCAGGGGCAGCTGCATCGTCGGCCTGACCGAGACCGAGCGGGCCGCGATCAACCGGGGCGCCGACGCTCTCAACGCGCAGATCGCCAAGCGCGCCGCCGACCACGGCTTCACCTTCTCCAGCGTCACCGACG harbors:
- a CDS encoding RNA polymerase sigma factor, translated to MPEQLALGMDEGALRALVPRVLAGLVRRGENFDDAEDALSEALLEALRVWPEHPPRDPRAWLTTVATRRLIDARRSESARVRREDTAYAAPPPGATEQADDTLFVLFCCCHPDLAPASQVALTLRAVGGLTTREIADAFYVPEATMAQRISRAKRTLRGRRLDRPGDLAVVLRVLSLVYAAGHADRVDLTTEAIRLARQLTLETAEPEARGLLALMLLNRARLPARVDGEGRIVTLDQQDRSLWDTREIAEGVRILQSALAEQTDERPPGRYQVQAAIAALHDDAATADETDWQQILSWYDDLVALSTDPVRQDPAAVLGRAVAVGHVLGAAAGLREVDRLSDVIGTRHRWHAARGYLHELDGDLPAAAAAYAEAARLATNVAERDHLVRQAARTRHARE
- a CDS encoding YciI family protein — its product is MTKYLLLKHYRGGPVPHRPVPPMDQWEPEDLEAHIAFQRHVCELLEENGEFVDAQALTPTRTWVRYGGPDAAPVTTDGPLPETSDLIAGWFMIDVDSYERALEVAAYASSEPGPGGTPLYEWIDVHEVMTEMPPQD
- a CDS encoding LysR family transcriptional regulator, with the protein product MTTSPDDLAFFRVVAANETLTAAARELGSSLPVVSKRLSALERRLDVRLVQRGARRLVLTSEGELYAARAAEILQRIRALEDDLTDRPGDLRGSIVVDTTLGLGRAHVAPLVASFAASHPRLRIQLRTSALPLRPHSREFDVAVHVGTPADSSLRMRRLARNRRVPCAAPSYLERRGTPERVDDLADHDCIVLREREGDFALWRFGTAANPHQVRVRGSLSSNDGDVVTAWALDGRGVVMRSEWHVRPYLESGALVRVLPGTATPAADIYALTTDGSHRTRRVEELVKHLAAHLPDRLAADR
- a CDS encoding tartrate dehydrogenase produces the protein MSERYRIAVVPGDGIGKEVVPEGLRSLGAAAEAYGFALDLEHFDFASADYWREHGQMLPPDWKDQLGGFDAIYFGAVGWPDVVPDHVSLWGSLLQFRRGFDQYVNLRPVRLLRGVQGPLRDREPGDIDFLVVRENTEGEYSSIGGRIFEGTDRETVMQETVMTRTGVDRVLRFAFELASARPRRRLTSATKSNGIAITMPYWDERVAAMAEQYPGVTTDQEHIDILTAKFVLQPDTYDVVVASNLFGDILSDLGPACTGTIGIAPSANINPDRTWPSLFEPVHGSAPDIAGRGIANPVGQIWSGAMMLDHLGQPEAAAAVVDAIESVLGDRPDLVTPDLGGAGTTEQLGKAIADAIG
- a CDS encoding arylsulfotransferase family protein: MRHRGARTRVLVAIGLALALASCTQDSGDDDKPASDEPVAWEFVGRPDLTPPLIDVTTTDAGGEDPMPADALVLLGVKDQREKGAPMNGPVIVDAAGNPVWVAPQGDTRWTYDLRVQQYRGEPVLTWWRGDTFEYGYGEGEFVVMDQSYREIATVTTPETHADFHDATLTDRGTALLISYPELPRDLSDMGGPVDGYLRNSVVHEVDVATGEVVFEWDMLDDIPISDSESPLDPEEEESGTVEAPYDPFHINSVTEDGDAYLVSARNTHAVYRVDRRTGELDWILGGKSSDFEMGDGAYFAWQHDAERQDDGTITLFDNQAAPPIGDESRGLTLDVDQQAGTATVVREFLPPDGRLSDSQGNMEVRDDGTVFIGWGSNPFYSLYDSEGELLMDAKLAGGISYRAYLDRWVGRPSEPPRFVLSDGSAYVSWNGATEVASWRFLAGYDEQSAEEVATVDADAFEVSAEMPDALYVGAQALDADGKVLGTAEPGSWP
- a CDS encoding SGNH/GDSL hydrolase family protein, coding for MDRSSFRVAAAGFAALIVSLVLVPPANAASAERYVALGDSYSAGVGAGSYIASSGDCRRSTKAYPYLWKSSNAPASFTFAACSGATTTSVRTGQLASLATSTSLVSISAGGNDVGFTSVMQTCVLRSQSRCVSAVDNAIAQVDGVLPGRLDSLYAAIRSRAPDAHVVVMGYPRFYKLRGSCIVGLTETERAAINRGADALNAQIAKRAADHGFTFSSVTDEFTGHEICSGDAWLHSVTLPIWKSYHPKAVGQSSGYLPAFRSAA